In Mercurialis annua linkage group LG6, ddMerAnnu1.2, whole genome shotgun sequence, the following are encoded in one genomic region:
- the LOC130015690 gene encoding uncharacterized protein LOC130015690, translating to MRGQGGSGDPTRGRGRRGNPARGRGRGNPAVRAPVEDIPVQGQQQEVEAAPPVQARQPGEPPAELDDQGRALCFPDASRERLLNSGPISRSMREIFRKCWFENGRAWRFLIAEQTYFYWEKFKKEYWWDTADYSDDFIKSVFMTHAANRYKDVIHRMREKDEKHTSINQDIWDSWKAVWASEDEKKKSDVARANRMSEPARAAEEVGRKPTATELYTRMHSTKADKGVMVDKRAQDMTDAIAQRLAAASQPPTGDGGSSSTAEVDETQLFLDIEGVNKKRRVYGLGSATSAYVDTTTSSRARTRSTQSQRTEEKIEWRVQAGIQDGLRQITTEVEDLRAQQARANERMAEIIQAEMVKMMQILPPQYRPPPPPGPSDDDDTPTL from the exons ATGAGAGGGCAGGGTGGTTCAGGTGATCCCACTAGAGGTCGGGGACGTCGGGGTAACCCCGCTAGAGGTCGTGGTCGGGGTAACCCAGCTGTGCGTGCCCCTGTTGAGGACATCCCTGTTCAGGGTCAGCAGCAGGAGGTGGAGGCGGCACCCCCTGTTCAGGCCCGACAGCCAGGAGAGCCCCCTGCAGAGCTGGATGACCAGGGGAGGGCACTGTGTTTCCCAGACGCTAGcag GGAGAGGCTGTTGAACTCTGGACCAATCTCCCGGTCTATGCGGGAGATCTTCAGAAAGTGCTGGTTCGAGAATGGGCGAGCCTGGCGGTTTCTGATTGCAGAGCAGACATATTTCTATTGGGAGAAATTTAAg AAGGAATACTGGTGGGATACGGCGGATTACAGCGACGACTTCATCAAAAGTGTATTCATGACGCATGCTGCCAACCGATACAAGGACGTTATTCACAGGATGAGAGAGAAGGACGAAAAACATACCTCGATCAACCAAGATATCTGGGATTCCTGGAAGGCCGTCTGGGCGTCAGAGGACGAGAAGAAGAAGTCCGATGTAGCTCGCGCTAATAGGATGAGCGAGCCTGCTAGAGCCG ctGAAGAGGTCGGCCGCAAGCCTACCGCAACGGAGCTGTATACTCGGATGCACTCCACGAAAGCTGATAAGGGTGTCATGGTAGATAAGAGGGCCCAGGACATGACT GATGCAATTGCTCAGAGACTTGCTGCTGCATCGCAGCCGCCGACCGGAGATGGGGGTTCTTCTAGCACAGCGGAAGTCGACGAGACCCAGCTGTTTCTGGAtatcgagggcgtcaacaagaagcgTCGTGTCTACGGGTTGGGTTCAGCAACTAGTGCGTACGTGGATACGACGACGTCTAGTAGGGCGAGGACCAGGTCCACACAGTCACAGCGAACTGAGGAGAAGATCGAGTGGCGTGTGCAGGCAGGGATCCAGGATGGACTGCGCCAGATTACCACCGAGGTGGAGGATCTCCGTGCCCAGCAGGCGAGAGCCAATGAGAGGATGGCCGAGATTATTCAGGCTGAGATGGTGAAGATGATGCAGATTCTTCCTCCGCAATATCGCCCACCCCCACCCCCAGGTCCTTCGGACGATGACGACACTCCGACTTTGTAG
- the LOC126687627 gene encoding uncharacterized protein LOC126687627 — translation MRAAEEDICPGNSRHFPFSASAKVMEIKCRHKGSVALVDDICGFIQELLPEDNKMPTNFAKIKKLVKGLGLPVEVIDCSFYNCMIYWGEDADLTHCKVCNYARWKPVTHGKSAKRKANVPYSKMFYFPITLRLQRLYASKATARHMTWHADHEMDGDKMCHPSDSPAWKHFSELHSEFADEGRHIRLGLCSDGFQPFTNFGQQYSSWPVILTPYNLPPGLCMKDEFMLLTILVPGPRNPKHLMDIFLQPLVAELNQLWECGVQTYDVHKRQNFQLKAALMWTINDFPAYSMLSGWSTAGRKACPYCMENTDAFTLDKRGKQSWFDCHRKFLPPNHQFRRNVTDFRKGKREIRKRFAGVRTGDELLAEIDRLGFKKAFELGAKVTNALLSKDHGWNKKKYLLGFALLENEYHAKSHEELNDICDRPGLAKDPATGRFLKAIHALDRDSKRVLHEWIQKIKFPDGYASNLSRYVDLKGLKMHGMKSHDCHVFMQRLLPIALRELLTKNVWEPITELSIFFRKLTFTSLSQEDLNSMESEIPKILCKLERIFPPSFFDSMEHLSVHLPYEAMMAGPVTNKGRVEGSISSGYLQEEISKFASYYFAEGDPMIPVCLGRNETCDMDIDDDVDRLGIFKPKGKPLRGSGRRYFEDDEIITARTYVLLNCSEIEDHRKVFVAGLRERNNDISETEIERVLESDFASWFEQYVKDPTVCTNPFILSLAKGPCRKVTTYKGYYVNGFKFLTQEYGQDQLTMNSGVCVRGTEYVDGENDFYGVLTGIIELEYPALPMKQTVIFKCEWFDPMDIGTDTSNRYNLVDVNHRCRYNKYEPFILAEQADQVHYLPYPSRRRDKVNWWEVCKIKARS, via the exons atgcgtgcggctgAAGAAGACATATGTCCTGGGAATAGCAGACACTTCCCATTTTCTGCATCTGCTAAAGTGATGGAGATCAAGTGTCGACATAAGGGTTCAGTAGCTTTAGTTGACGACATCTGCGGATTCATACAGGAGCTGCTCCCGgaggacaacaagatgccaacgaattttgctaaaattaagaAGTTGGTCAAAGGTTTGGGGTTGCCGGTTGAGGTTATTGATTGTTCTTTCTATAACTGTATGATTTATTGGGGGGAGGACGCGGATCTAACGCACTGCAAAGTTTGTAATTATGCGCGGTGGAAACCTGTGACCCACGGAAAATCCGCAAAAAGAAAGGCTAACGTGCCATATagtaaaatgttttattttccaaTAACTCTGAGGCtacagaggttgtacgcttcaAAAGCCACTGCTCGGCATATGACGTGGCATGCAGACCACGAGATGGATGGTGATAAGATGTGCCACCCGTCTGACTCTCCGGCTTGGAAACATTTTAGTGAACTGCATTCTGAGTTTGCCGATGAAGGGAGACATATCAGATTAGGCTTATGCTCTGATGGGTTTCAGCCATTTACCAATTTTGGGCAGCAGTATTCCTCGTGGCCGGTCATTTTGACGCCGTACAATCTCCCCCCAGGCttgtgcatgaaggatgagtttatgttGTTAACAATTTTGGTACCGGGGCCTAGAAACCCGAAACATCTAATGGATATCTTCCTACAGCCGCTGGTTGCAGAGTTGAACCAACTGTGGGAATGTGGAGTCCAGACATATGACGTTCATAAGCGTCAGAATTTTCAACTAAAGGCGGCTCTTATgtggacaataaatgactttcccgcttattctATGTTGTCTGGTTGGAGCACTGCTGGTAGAAAAGCATGCCCGTATTGCATGGAAAACACCGATGCATTCACACTGGATAAAAGAGGtaaacaatcgtggtttgattgccatcGCAAGTTTTTGCCTCCGAATCACCAATTCCGTCGAAATGTTACTGATTTTCGTAAGGGGAAACGAGAGATCAGAAAAAGGTTTGCAGGGGTGAGAACTGGAGATGAACTGTTAGCAGAGATTGATCGACTGGGGTTTAAGAAGGCATTTGAGCTTGGTGCGAAAGTTACTAATGCATTACTGTCAAAAGATCATGGCtggaataaaaaaaagtatcttTTGGGATTTGCCTTATTGGAGAACGAAT accatgcaaaatctcATGAAGAGTTGAACGACATCTGTGATCGGCCAGGGTTAGCTAAAGATCCGGCAACTGGGAGATTTTTAAAGGCAATACATGCTTTGGATAGGGATTCAAAACGAGTTTTGCATGAGTGgattcaaaaaataaagtttccagACGGGTACGCGTCAAACTTGTCTAGATATGTTGATCTAAAGGGgctgaaaatgcatggaatgaaaagtcatgactgcCATGTTTTTATGCAACGACTTCTGCCAATCGCCCTTCGGGAGCTACTTACGAAAAACGTGTGGGAGCCTATAACAGAGTTAAGTATCTTTTTCAGGAAGTTAACTTTCACGTCACTGTCACAGGAAGATCTAAACAGTATGGAAAGTGAGATCCCAAAAATCCTGTGTAAGTTGGAACGTATATTTCCacccagcttttttgactctATGGAGCATCTCTCCGTGCATCTTCCGtatgaagctatgatggcaggaccG gtcactaaTAAAGGCAGGGTGGAAGGGAGCATTAGTAGTGGATATCTGCAAGAAGAAATCTCTAAATTTGCATCTTATTATTTTGCTGAAGGTGATCCAATGATACCCGTGTGTTTGGGAAGAAATGAAACTTGTGATATGGATATCGATGACGATGTTGACAGACTGggaatttttaaacctaagggAAAGCCGTTGCGTGGTAGCGGTAGGAGATATTTTGAAGACGATGAGATCATCACTGCTCGGACCTACGTTCTTCTGAATTGTTCCGAAATCGAAGATCATCGAAA GGTTTTTGTGGCCGGGTTGCGAGAAAGGAACAATGACATAAGTGAAACAGAAATTGAAAGAGTGCTGGAAAGTGATTTCGCCTCTTGGTTCGAACAATAT GTGAAAGATCCAACTGTTTGTACTAATCCGTTTATTCTGAGTCTCGCAAAGGGACCATGTAGAAAGGTCACCACATATAAGGGATACTATGTAAACGGCTTCAAATTTCTTACTCAGGAATATGGGCAGGATCAACTTACAATGAATAGCGGTGTCTGCGTAAGGGGAACAGAATATGTTGATggtgaaaatgacttttatggagtgttAACGGGcataattgagttagagtatccagctctaCCAATGAAGCAGACCGTCATTTTTAAATGCGAATGGTTCGACCCTATGGATATAGGCACAGACACTAGCAATCGATACAACTTGGTAGATGTTAATCACAGATGTAGGTACAATAAATACGAACCGTTCATCTTGGCAGAACAGGCTGACCAAGTTCATTACCTTCCATATCCAAGCAGAAGACGGGATAAAGTAAATTGGTGGGAAGTTTGCAAAATTAAGGCACGATCATAA
- the LOC126687628 gene encoding uncharacterized protein LOC126687628 — translation METITTDQGTMFTGSDTIAFSQEYGFKMIHSTPYYAQANGQAEATNKSIKNYLSKMIEENPSQWHRILSEVVWGNRISQKSATVTSPFRLVYGYGAMLPMELAVSVRRKRKHMVSKEDYADKMILEALDLDEERLEAHDHLEAQKRRVERSYNKRVKGKIFKIGDLVWKAILPLGHKDQRLGKWSPNWKDHFT, via the exons ATGG AAACTATCACGACCGATCAAGGAACTATGTTTACCGGATCGGACACTATAGCTTTCTCGCAAGAATACGGTTTTAAAATGATACATTCTACACCATATTATGCCCAAGCAAATGGACAAGCTGAAGCTACGAACAAGTCAATAAAGAATTATTTGTCCAAAATGATTGAAGAAAATCCAAGTCAATGGCATAGGATCTTATCTGAAGTCGTGTGGGGGAACAGAATATCCCAGAAGTCAGCTACTGTCACATCTCCATTTCGTTTAGTATATGGGTATGGTGCAATGTTACCTATGGAGCTCGCTGTGTCTGTCCGACGAAAGAGGAAACACATGGTTTCAAAAGAAGATTATGCTGACAAGATGATCTTAGAGGCATTAGATCTCGATGAAGAAAGATTAGAAGCACATGATCATTTAGAAGCGCAAAAAAGGAGGGTGGAAAGATCGTACAATAAACGAGTCAAGGGgaagatttttaaaattggagatCTAGTATGGAAAGCAATTTTACCGTTAGGACACAAAGATCAACGTCTTGGAAAATGGAGCCCAAACTGGAAGGACCATTTCACGTGA